The following are encoded together in the Citrobacter arsenatis genome:
- a CDS encoding CoA-acylating methylmalonate-semialdehyde dehydrogenase, which produces METVANFIHGECVTGSGQRVQAIFNPATGEQIRQVVMSTTQETEQAIAAAHDAFPGWARHSPLKRARVMFRFKALLEQNMEKLARIISEEHGKVFSDAVGELTRGLEVVEFACGIPHLQKGEHSANVGTGVDSHSLMQPLGVCVGITPFNFPAMVPMWMFPIALATGNTFVLKPSEKDPSLALALAKLLQEAGLPDGVFNVVQGDKESVDVLLTDPRVQAVSFVGSTPIAEYIYQTASAHGKRCQALGGAKNHCILMPDADMDMATNAIMGAAYGAAGERCMALSVVLAVGDKTADELCSRLEKQIAALRVGPGLDRSPENEMGPLISAAHRNKVLGYIDSGESQRASLRVDGRRFSVKGHEQGYFVGPTLFDNVTPEMTIYKEEIFGPVLSVVRVADYNSAVELINRHEYGNGTAIFTRDGGCARRFCEEVQAGMVGVNVPIPVPMAFHSFGGWKRSIFGALNVHGNDGVRFYTRMKTVTARWPEMLQDTGAAFSMPTLG; this is translated from the coding sequence ATGGAGACAGTAGCGAATTTTATTCATGGCGAATGTGTCACCGGTTCAGGCCAGCGCGTACAGGCGATCTTCAACCCGGCCACCGGCGAGCAGATCCGTCAGGTGGTGATGAGTACGACACAGGAAACCGAACAGGCCATCGCGGCAGCGCATGATGCGTTCCCCGGTTGGGCGCGACATTCTCCACTAAAACGTGCGCGAGTGATGTTCCGCTTTAAGGCGCTGTTGGAACAGAATATGGAAAAGCTGGCTCGCATCATCAGCGAGGAGCATGGCAAGGTGTTCTCTGATGCGGTCGGCGAACTGACGCGTGGTCTGGAGGTCGTGGAGTTTGCCTGTGGCATTCCGCATCTGCAAAAGGGCGAACACTCCGCCAATGTCGGGACCGGCGTTGACAGCCACTCGTTGATGCAACCGCTCGGGGTTTGCGTTGGGATCACGCCGTTTAACTTTCCGGCGATGGTACCGATGTGGATGTTCCCCATCGCGCTGGCAACCGGCAACACCTTCGTGCTGAAACCCTCGGAAAAAGACCCTTCTCTCGCGCTGGCGCTGGCGAAACTGTTGCAAGAGGCGGGGCTGCCGGACGGCGTGTTCAACGTGGTACAGGGCGATAAAGAGTCCGTTGATGTCCTGCTGACCGACCCGCGCGTGCAGGCCGTGAGCTTTGTCGGCTCAACGCCGATTGCGGAATATATTTATCAGACGGCATCGGCCCACGGTAAGCGCTGCCAGGCGTTGGGCGGCGCTAAAAATCACTGCATTTTAATGCCGGATGCTGACATGGATATGGCGACTAACGCCATTATGGGGGCAGCTTACGGCGCGGCGGGTGAACGCTGCATGGCACTCTCAGTCGTGCTGGCGGTGGGAGATAAAACGGCGGATGAACTGTGCTCGCGACTGGAAAAACAGATTGCCGCGCTGCGCGTCGGACCGGGTCTTGATCGGTCACCGGAGAACGAAATGGGGCCGCTTATCTCTGCGGCGCACCGTAATAAAGTGCTCGGATACATCGACAGTGGGGAATCACAGCGGGCCAGCCTGCGTGTTGATGGTCGGCGTTTTAGCGTTAAAGGCCACGAGCAGGGCTATTTTGTCGGGCCGACCTTGTTTGATAACGTCACGCCGGAAATGACCATCTATAAGGAAGAGATTTTCGGGCCGGTACTTTCTGTGGTGCGCGTAGCCGATTACAACAGCGCGGTGGAACTGATTAACCGCCATGAATATGGTAACGGCACGGCGATTTTCACCCGCGACGGCGGCTGCGCGCGTCGTTTCTGCGAAGAGGTGCAGGCGGGCATGGTGGGCGTAAACGTGCCTATTCCGGTGCCGATGGCGTTCCACAGCTTCGGCGGCTGGAAGCGTTCGATTTTTGGCGCGCTCAACGTGCATGGTAACGATGGCGTGCGCTTCTACACCCGCATGAAGACCGTCACCGCACGCTGGCCGGAGATGCTGCAGGACACAGGGGCCGCGTTCTCCATGCCAACGCTGGGCTGA
- a CDS encoding MurR/RpiR family transcriptional regulator, producing the protein MTTATSLNELQQQIRDRYDSLSKRLQQVSRYVLDNTNSVAFDTVAVIAERAGVPPSTLIRFANAFDFTGFNEMKQLFRMNLVEETASYSDRARLFREMESEAVPETPLDILQEFARSNTQALQQLAARAEPEMLEHAVQLLAEADTIYIAGLRRSFSVAAYLTYALSHLECRPILLDGMGGMLREQINRIKARDIVVSISFSPYAEETVMVSETAANAGARQIVITDSQISPLATFSDLCFVVKEAQVDAFRSQSATLCLVQSLVVALAYRLGDGSNERGHSVG; encoded by the coding sequence ATGACGACAGCAACCAGCCTGAACGAACTGCAGCAGCAGATCCGCGATCGCTACGATAGCCTGAGTAAGAGGCTGCAGCAGGTGTCCCGCTATGTGCTGGATAATACGAATAGCGTGGCCTTTGATACGGTTGCCGTCATTGCCGAGCGTGCCGGAGTGCCGCCCTCGACGCTGATCCGCTTTGCCAATGCCTTTGATTTCACCGGCTTCAACGAAATGAAACAGTTGTTTCGTATGAACCTCGTGGAGGAAACCGCCAGCTACAGCGACCGCGCGCGCCTGTTCCGCGAGATGGAAAGTGAAGCCGTACCGGAAACTCCGCTCGATATCCTGCAAGAGTTCGCCCGTTCGAATACTCAGGCCCTACAGCAATTGGCAGCCCGTGCCGAACCAGAAATGCTGGAACACGCCGTACAATTACTGGCAGAAGCCGACACCATCTACATCGCCGGTCTGCGTCGTTCTTTTAGCGTGGCGGCCTATCTCACCTACGCCCTGAGCCATCTTGAGTGTCGCCCTATTCTGCTCGACGGAATGGGCGGGATGCTGCGTGAGCAGATTAACCGCATCAAAGCGCGTGATATCGTGGTGTCGATCAGCTTCTCGCCTTATGCGGAAGAGACGGTGATGGTCAGCGAAACCGCGGCCAATGCAGGCGCGCGCCAGATTGTCATTACCGACAGCCAGATAAGCCCGCTGGCAACGTTCAGCGATCTCTGCTTTGTGGTAAAAGAGGCGCAGGTTGACGCGTTTCGCTCCCAGTCAGCGACGCTGTGTCTGGTGCAGTCGCTAGTGGTGGCGCTGGCTTACCGTCTGGGTGATGGGAGCAATGAACGCGGTCATTCTGTCGGGTAA
- a CDS encoding Slp family lipoprotein: MKKTKGLMIIALAFTLASCASIPENIKGNNQPDIQKNFISVHNQPGLYTGQQARFGGKVINVINTKTDTLLEIAVLPLNDYAKPQIDASYQGRILAQQKGFLDPVNYRNHFVTILGTIQGDESGFINKVPYNFVKVDLQGIQVWHLTESVNTTYNMWDYGYGAFWPEPMWGGPYYANTVTQVTPELVK; encoded by the coding sequence ATGAAAAAAACAAAAGGGTTGATGATTATTGCCCTTGCTTTCACCCTGGCATCATGTGCTTCCATTCCTGAGAATATCAAAGGTAATAATCAACCTGATATACAAAAAAACTTTATCTCCGTGCATAACCAGCCGGGATTATATACCGGCCAGCAGGCCCGTTTTGGTGGTAAAGTCATCAATGTGATTAACACCAAAACGGATACGTTACTGGAAATCGCCGTTTTGCCACTGAACGACTATGCTAAGCCACAAATAGACGCGAGCTATCAGGGACGTATTCTTGCCCAGCAGAAAGGTTTTCTCGATCCGGTAAACTACAGAAACCATTTCGTGACTATTTTGGGTACAATTCAAGGGGATGAGTCAGGATTCATCAACAAAGTCCCGTACAACTTTGTTAAAGTTGATTTACAGGGCATTCAGGTCTGGCATTTAACTGAGTCTGTCAACACCACCTATAATATGTGGGATTACGGCTATGGCGCGTTCTGGCCTGAACCTATGTGGGGAGGTCCCTACTACGCTAATACTGTAACTCAGGTAACCCCGGAGCTAGTGAAATAA
- a CDS encoding efflux RND transporter periplasmic adaptor subunit has product MNRKCLLLIPLFFSSVIITACDNKPAVKTNAMEPEVGVVTLAPSSVNIKSELPGRAVSFEIAEIRPQVGGIIIKRNFIEGDKVSKGESLYQIDPAPLQAQLDSAKGALAKAMATANNVRLTLDRQSALIKSNYVSRQDYDTTRSQLNEAQANVAVAKADLEQATINLRYANVTSPIDGISGKSSVTVGALVTANQENALVTVQRLDPIYVDLTQSVQDFLRLKEEKAYGKIAQRQGKIPVELMLENGKPYRHTGTLEFSDPAVDETTGSVTLRAVFPNPEGEILPGMYVTALLDEGSQQNVLMVPQQGITHNEQGKATALILDPENVVQLREINAVKAVGNQWLVTAGLRPGDRVIVSGLQRIRPGIKARVLPSKLNTPDAVTEQ; this is encoded by the coding sequence ATGAACAGAAAATGCTTACTGTTGATACCATTATTTTTTAGTAGCGTCATTATCACCGCCTGCGATAATAAACCGGCAGTAAAAACCAACGCCATGGAGCCGGAGGTCGGCGTTGTTACCTTAGCGCCCTCCTCAGTAAATATTAAAAGTGAACTTCCGGGTCGCGCGGTTTCATTTGAGATCGCCGAAATCCGCCCTCAGGTTGGTGGGATCATCATAAAACGCAACTTTATTGAAGGAGATAAAGTCAGCAAAGGAGAGTCACTGTATCAAATTGATCCTGCCCCGCTGCAGGCGCAACTGGATTCGGCCAAAGGTGCTCTCGCAAAGGCAATGGCGACGGCCAATAATGTGCGACTGACATTAGATCGGCAGTCAGCATTAATAAAATCCAATTACGTCAGCCGCCAGGACTACGACACGACGCGCTCACAGCTCAATGAAGCACAAGCCAATGTCGCCGTCGCCAAAGCGGATCTTGAGCAGGCCACCATCAACCTGCGCTATGCCAACGTCACCTCACCAATTGATGGCATCAGCGGTAAATCCTCCGTGACCGTGGGTGCCCTGGTCACTGCTAATCAGGAAAACGCGCTGGTCACCGTTCAGCGGTTGGACCCGATCTATGTTGATTTAACGCAGTCAGTACAAGACTTCCTACGCCTGAAAGAAGAGAAAGCCTACGGCAAAATCGCCCAGCGACAAGGCAAAATTCCGGTTGAGCTGATGCTGGAAAACGGCAAACCCTATCGCCATACCGGTACGCTTGAGTTTTCCGATCCTGCCGTCGATGAGACCACCGGCTCGGTGACCCTGCGCGCTGTGTTTCCTAATCCTGAGGGTGAAATTTTACCCGGCATGTACGTCACAGCGCTGCTGGACGAAGGCAGCCAACAGAACGTGTTGATGGTTCCCCAACAAGGGATTACGCATAACGAGCAAGGAAAAGCCACCGCGCTGATCCTTGACCCGGAAAACGTGGTGCAACTGCGCGAAATAAACGCCGTGAAGGCCGTTGGCAATCAATGGCTAGTGACTGCAGGATTACGCCCTGGCGATCGGGTCATTGTGTCCGGGCTACAAAGAATCCGTCCGGGAATCAAAGCCCGGGTCCTCCCTTCAAAACTGAACACACCTGACGCGGTAACTGAACAGTAA